One Nocardia huaxiensis genomic window, TGCGCGGCGGCGAAGGCTTCTTCCAGCGCCCCGAGGTGCGGCAGGCCGTCCAGGCGCTGCGCCAGGCCCACACCCGCGACGATCTGCCCGACGCCCGCGGCGCCAACCTGGTGACGCTCGTGCGCGCGATCCTGCGCGGCATCGGCCTCACCAAGGAGGAACCCACCGGCGCGCAGGCCCGCGAACGCTGGGCCTCGCTCATGGCCCTGGTCCAGCTCACCGAGGAACTCGTCGGCTACGACGCCGACGCCGAGCCTGTAGACGGAGACGCCGGGTCCGGCGACGAACGTGACGAAGCCGGGCTCGACGCAGACCCCGACTCGGGTCTCGATCTGACCGGCCTGCTGCGCGAGCTCGCCCTGCGCTCGGAGGCCAGGCACGCGCCGACCGTGCAGGGCGTCACCCTGGCCTCCCTGCACGCCGCCAAGGGCCTGGAATGGGACGCGGTATTCCTGGTCGGCCTGGCCGACGGCACCATGCCCATCCAGCACGTGCTCGGTTCCGACGGCGCGGTCGCGGACGAGACCGCCCTCGAGGAGGAGCGCCGCCTGCTCTACGTGGGCGTCACCCGGGCCCGCGAGCATCTCCAATTGTCCTGGGCCCTGGCACGTTCCGCGGGCGGCCGCAAGATCCGCCGCCGCTCCCGCTTCCTGGCCGGTCTGGTCCCCGACGATTCCCCGGCCTCGCGCATCGCCAAGCACACCACCGCCCCGCGCGGCCCGAAGCGGGTCCTGCCGACCTGCCGCGTGTGTGGCCGCCCGCTGCTCAATACCGCCGCGACCATGCTCGGCCGCTGCAACCGCTGCCCCGCGGATATCGACACCGGGCTGCTCGAGGCGCTCAAGGAATGGCGCAAGGAGAAGGCCGACGCCCTGTCCCTGCCGCATTTCGTGGTGTTCAGCGATGTGACGCTCACGGCCATCGCCGAGCAGCGCCCGGCCGACGATCGCGCCCTGGTCGCCATCCCCGGGATCGGCGCGAAGAAACTGCAGACCTACGGCGCGGATGTGCTCGCCATTGTGCGATCCAGATCCAACAGCGCGAACCAGTAGTGCGCAAGACCGCAAAAGTGCTGGTCAAAAATAGGTTGTGCGTACCCGTATATCTACCTAGGGTGTTTGACATGCACACGGGAAGGGTCTTCCCGGCGCGCATAGGAACTGATCGCTAACGAGTGAAGGAGGGAGGCAGACCAATGGTGAACATCACGAGCTTCGACCGGAACGGCAACTTTGCCGCGGCCGGCGCTGTCGCGTTCACACCCGCACTGTGCAACCAGTCGGCGTTGTCGGCCTCCCGGGGGATCCTCGCCATGCAGGGGATTCGTCTGTCCAGCCACAGCGAGCGCGGCTCCGATCTTGGCCTTCAGGTTTTCGCAACCAAAGCCCAAGCGCCGAAGCACATCGTCAAGCAGGACAAGCCCATGGGTGGCTGGCACCCGGCAGTCGCGTATGCGGCTACCGGAACCGTCGCCGTCGATATCGAAGCCGGAATCACTCTGGCCGACGTACTGGCAGCCCGCCTCCGCCCGACCACCCACCCAGCGACCGTGATCAGGAGTCGACACCGAAGTCGACTCAGGTAGGGATCTCACTCCCAGCCCCTGGCCACGGATCGCGATAGACGCGAAACCGTGGCCATATTTCTATCCGGCCCTTCGGCCACCGGCACCGGTTTCGCGGACCACCAACGAAACGACCGCTGCACGAGCTGAAGGAGCACGACGTGTCGAACACGGTTACCCGTGACCGCGTGACATGCCGCAACACCGTGGCCCCGACTACCCGCCGCCGGGTTGTCGCTTTGACCCTCCCTTGCCGAGTGGGCAACCCCGACCTGTGGTTCGCCGAGAGCCCGGCCCAGCTGGAAGAGGCGAAGGCGCTCTGCGCTGCCTGCCCGATCCGCCAGGGCTGCCTGTCGGCCGCCATCGATCGGGCCGAGCCCTGGGGTGTGTGGGGTGGTGAGATCTTCGACCAGGGTGTCGTGATCGCCCGCAAGCGGCCTCGCGGCCGCCCGCGCAAGGTCGCGGTGGCATGAGCCCCCTGTATGACGGGGGAGTAGAACCGATACGACCCGCTTACCTGACGGTAAGCGGGTCGTGTTGTTTTGTGGGGCAGCTGTTTTCAGCTGGCGGTGCGGTATTCGGCGTAGCCGGGCACCCAGTCGTGCATGAGCTTCATGAAGGGGATCTCGGCGTCGAGCTGAGCGCAGATGCCGACCGAACCGCCGAGGACGCGGAAGATCATGATGTGCTCGGCCGGAAGTTGCAGGGAGCGAGCGGTTTTCATCATGTCGGTATTGCTGATGTCGGTGGCCTTGCCCGCCACGCGCTGCATCCACTTGCGGGTGAAGTGGAAGGTCTCGGTCTTGATCGGATCGGTGAAGGGGCGCAGGTAATCCTGAATCTCCTGGCGGCTCACCGTTTTACCGGGAATCACCCAGCCGTTCGCGTGTAGCAGTTCGACCAGCTCGTCGTAGCGGTCCTCCACCTCGAGCGCCACCAGCTGACCCAGAATGGGCGGGAAACCATTGGGCAGCGGAGCGCAGGCGCCGTAGTCGATGACGGCGAGGCGGCCGTCCTCGAGCACCATGAAATTGCCGGGATGCGGATCGGCGTGCAGCAGGCCCGCGATGGCCGGTGAGCTGAAATGGAATTCGCCCATCAGGGCGGCGGTGCGATTGCGCAGCTCGACCGTGCCGGCCGGATCCGCCGCGCCGCGCTCGATGATCTTCGAGACCGGAGTGGCATTGTCCAGCCACTCGGTGACGATCACCTTCGGCGCGCTCGCAACGACTTTCGGCACCAGGAAGCGCGGATGCTCGGCGAACGCCTTGGCGAACTGACGCTGATGGCCGCCCTCGATGCGGTAGTCGAGCTCCTCTTCGGTGCGCTCGCTGATCTCGGCCAGAATCGGCTTCACATCCGCGCCGGGAATGAGCGCGCCGATCATGCTCGCCATGCGGTTGAGCGTCTTGAGGTCCGAGCGCAGCGCTTCGTCGGCACCCGGGTACTGCACCTTCACCGCGACCGTGCGCCCGTCGGACCATTCGGCCTTGTGCACCTGGCCGATGCTGGCCGAGGCGGTCGGGGTGTCGTCGAAATGCTTGAAGCGCTGCCGCCAGCCGGTGCCGAGCTGCTGGTCGAGCTGCTTGTGCACGGCGGCGGCCGGCATGGGCGGGGCCGCGGCCTGCAACTTGGTGAGCGCCTCGCGGTAGTGCTCGCCGAACTCCTCGGGGACCGCCGCCTCCATGACGCTCAGCGCCTGCCCGAACTTCATGGCGCCGCCCTTGAGCTCGCCGAGGACGGCGAAAAGCTGTTCGGCCGCCTTCTGATTCAGTTCGGCATTGATTTCCGTCTTGTCTCCCCCGGCAAGTTTGCGGCCGAATCCGACGGCCGCCCGCCCTGCGATGCCGAGTGGAATCTTGGCCAACTTGGCATTGCGGGAAGAGCGCTTGCTCACAATCTCTGACACGTTCCCATCATGCCGATGTCCCAGACGGGGCGCTATGGGAATTCGGTGTTCTCCCGGGTCACCCATGACCGTGTTATCCATCACAGTGCGACCCTCCCGCTCATAACTCCGCAGTCGCACTGCGGATGCGCAATCCAGCGGCGGCGATCCAACCGGTGCGAATCCAGATTCAGTTCGAGAGTGGCGTTCAACGTCGCGGGTGGATGGGACGGGTTGCCGTGCGCGACCGTCTCGAGCTCGTTGAGCGCCAGGGCGGCAGCCGCCGCGACACCGGCGGGGGAGGCGTAGCCGGTGCGGCCCAGTAGCTGTGCCGCGAGCCGCGGCCACTCCGGCTCGCGATCGCAGCGATGCAGATCGGCGCAGCGCAGGCAGCTGGTCTCACCGGGCAGCACCAGCGGGCCGATGACCCCGTGCCCGTCCCGGATGCGCACCTGGAGGTGGGGGATGCGCCTGCGCATGAGGTCCGCGGCGCAGGCGGGGTCGGGGACCAGCGCATCGGCCAGCACCACGAGATCGGGTCGCGCCGGATCCGGCCGGGCAGCCCGTGCCGTATCGGGCCGGGCCGATCGAGCGGGCTCCGCCTCGCCGGTTCGCGCCGCCCGCAACCCGATGCGCCGCACTCCTTCGAGCAGCACATCCGACAGCGGCCCCCGCCCGTGGATCCGCACGGTGCGCAACCGCCCGCGCGGTCGTTCGGGCAGCAGCAGTTCGGCGGCCGCGAGCTCCTCGAGCAGGGCGCGCGTGGTCGCGGCATCGAAACCCAATGTGCTTGCCGAACACAGGATCTGCGACAGCTCGGTGGTGCCGTCGAAGAGCCGCAGCAGTTTCGGCACGGCGTCCGGCGGACCTGGCAGCCGCACGATGACGGCGCGCTCGGAGTGCCAGCCCAGCTGCACCCGCCCGTCCCGGCGTATCAGCACGGCCAGTTTGGGATGCAGCATCGGGCCGCGGGTGCTCGTCGCAGTGGTCACCTCCGCAGTATGCGACGCCCCGGAAACGAAGAAACCCGCGAAAACGCCTGACCATCAGCGCTTTCGCGGGTTATCCACAGGTTCACCGATGCCGGGTCCGGTGCCGTCCTAAGCGGGCGAATCGCCGGAGTTGCCCTTGTCCTCGGGCTCCTCGGCCTTCTTCTCCTGCTCCAGCCGCTCCTTCTCCAGCGTCTCCGCCAGCTGCGCCAGCGGATCGTCGAAAGCGGTTGTGCCGCCGCCGATCACGGAGTCGATGAAGCCGGCGGGGGAGTCCAGGTCGGAGGAGTCCGGCAGCAGGTCCGGGTGCGCCCAGACACCGTCGCGCTTTTCGACGCCGGTGTCGGTGGTGAGCCGCCGCCACAATGCCGCGGCCTCGCGCACCTTGCGGGGGCGCAGTTCCAGTCCGACCAGGGTCGCGAAGGTCTGCTCGGCCGGGCCGCCGGTGGCGCGGCGCCGGCGCAGCGTCTCGGCCAGCGCACCCGCACCGGGCAGCCGGTCGCCGACCGCGTCGGTCACCACGACCTCCACCCAGCCCTCGATGAGCGCGAGCAGCGTCTCGAGCCGTTCCAGCGCCGCCTTCTGCTCCGGGGTGGTCTGCGGCTCGAAAGTGCCCTGCGCGAGCAGTTCTTCGAGCTTGGACGGGTCGGAGGCGATGGTCATCGGGTCGATGCTCTGCGCCGCCTGCTCGATGGCGGAGAAATCCATCTTGATGCCGCGCGCGTAATCCTCCACCGCGCCCAGCACCTGCTGGCGCAGCCACGGCACGTGCGCGAACAGGCGCTGATGCGCGGCCTCGCGCGCGGCCAGATAGACCAGGATCTCGCTCTCCGGCTGCTCCAGGCCCTCACTGAATTCGGCGATGGCCGCGGGCATGAGCGCCGCGGTGCCGGCCGGGCCGAGCGGCAGGCCGATATCGGTGGAGGTCAGCACCTCCTTGGCGAGCTGGCCCAGCGCCTGACCCAGCTGCGAGCCGAAGGCCAGGCCGCCCATCTGCCCGAGCATGCCCATCATGGGGCCCGCGATCTGCTTGGCCTCCTCCGGCAGGGTGGCGGTCCACATGCCCGAAACCTGCTGGGCGACAGGATCACACAGCCGCTTCCAGGTGGGCAGTGTCTCCTCGATCCAGTCGTTGGCCGTCCACGCCACGGTCTTGGTGGCGCCGGCCGGGAAGGTGGTGGCCTGATCCAGCCAGAGTTCGGCCAGGTGCGCGGCATCGGTGACGGCGCGCTGGGAGCCCGCGCTGACCGGGGTCACGCTCGCCCCGAGCTGCTGGCGGGCCAGCCGCTTGGCGATGTCGTAGTTCACCGGGCCGGACTCCGCGCCGCCCGGCGTGCTCATGCTGGTGAACATGGCGCCGAGCTGCTGGAGCATCTGACCGAGCTGCGAGGGATCGAACCCGGCTCCGCCGGACCCGCCGAGCGGGAATCCGAACGGATTGTTCGCACCGGAACCGCTGGACTGGTCGCCCGGCTTGCGCTCCGGGTCGTCGTCGCGATTCGAGAATCCGAACGGGAAATCACTCATAGTCACTACGGTACTGGAGCCGCGCAGGGTGCGAACCGGCGAGCGGACGCGGCAATCGGGCACACCATCGGTACCCTTGGCCCGGTGAACCGCCGCATATTCACCCTGCTCGCCGCCCTGATCCCGATTCTGGTGCTGGGAATCGTGGGCAGCGTCGTCACCGTCCCGTTCGTGGCGCTCGGACCTGGGCCGACCTTCAATACGCTGGGCGATGTCGAGGGAAAACAGGTGGTCGAGGTGCGGGATGTGCCCGTCGATCCGACCACCGGCAACCTGAATATGACGACGGTCTCCGTTCGCGATCGGCTGAATATCTTCGAGGCGTTCGGGCTGTGGCTGGACGGTCAGCACGGGCTCGTCCCGCGCGCGGAGGTGTATCCGCCCGGCGTCTCGCGTGAGGAAATCGACAAATCGAATCAGCAGGAGTTCAAGAACTCCGAAGACGACGCGGAATTGGCGGCGCTGAATTATCTGAAGATGCCGACCGCGGTCGAACTGGTGAATGTCACCGAGGACGGTCCGGCCAAGGACGCCGTGCGCAAGGGCGATCTGCTGGTGAGCGTCGACGGTAAACCGATCGTGACGGCCAAGGACGTGGTGGCGGCGGTGTCATCCACGAAGCCCGGCACGGTGATTCCGGTGGTGTTCAAGCGCGACGGCGTCGAGCAGCGGGCCGAGGTCACCGTGGGCGCGCGCCCCGACGACGCCGAAAAGGGTTATCTGGGAATCACTCCGGTGGAGAAGTCCACCGGCCCCATCCAGGTCGACTTCAACCTGGCCGAAATCGGTGGCCCCTCCGCGGGTCTCATGTTCACCCTGGCACTCATCGACAAGCTCACCCCGGGTGAACTCAGCGGCGGCAAGTTCGTGGCGGGCACCGGCACCATCGACCCCGACGGCAAGGTCGGCCCGATCGGCGGCATCCAATACAAGATGATGGCCGCCCGCGAAGCCGGCGCCGAAACCTTCCTGGTCCCCGCCGCCAACTGCAACGAGGCCCTCCAGCGCACCCCGGACGGCCTACGCCTGGTCAAGGTCGAAAACCTCGGCAGCGCAGTGGATTCCCTCGAAGCCATCAAGGCGGGGAAAGACACTCCCTCCTGCGGATAGCCCTCCCGTCATCCCGGCGCGCTTTTGGCCGGGATCCACACGGTCGGCTCATGCGCGGGACTGTGTGGATCCCGGCCGAAAACATGCCGGGATGACGAGGGTTGCCCTCAACGAGTTGGCGGCTCAGTCGAAGTCGTCGGGTTCGTTCTCGAAGGTGTGGCGCAGGGCCTGGACCAGGTTGGGGGCCAGGTTGGGGGTGGTGCGCAGGTCCAGGTCGGCGAAGGGGTCTTCCTCGTCCTCGCTGGGACGGACCTGGAGCAGCGACAGGGAGGTGCCGTCGCGCAGGACGCCGGCGAACAGGCGGGCGTCGCGGCGGCCCGGATGGGTGACGGCGGCGCGGCGGGCGGCGTGGTCGGCGGCGTCGGGGTCGGCGAGCAGGGGTTCGATGGCGTCGTCGAGGGTTTTCTCGGCGGCGGGCGGGAGCACCACGATCTGCTGCACCAGCACGCAGCCTTCGACGGCGTCGGGCCAGCTGGTGGTGGCCAGGAATTCGTCGAGCGCCATGGAGTTGCCGGTGATGTCGTCCGGGAACGGTTCCTGCGCAATGGGTGTCAGCGCCGCCGCGTCGTCGAGCTGATCGATCAGACCGGGTTCGGCGGCGACCAGGTCGGCGGTGGGCACGAGCGCGAACATCTGCGGCGGCCGATCCCAGCCTTCGCCGTCGACGTACTCCGCCACTTCGCGGATGCATCGGTACAGGGCGGACGCGGCCCACTGCTCAGGGTTCACGGCGGTAATCCTCGCATCGCGGAACCAGCTCCGGGAGCGCGGGTGCCGACCGATTTCGCTACCCGCTGAGATATGGCGTGTCGGGTGATGGGCCGGAATGCGGGCGTTTTACGTAGAGTGGGGCGCGAACGGTCCCCTGGGACCGAAACTCATCATCGGACTGCGGCGAACCGACCGGTAATTCCGGCGCGGGCGCCGCCGGACCCTGGGAGAGTGGCATCGTGGGCATGCGCCCCCCGAGCGGCTTACCAACGCTGTCTCGACGCAGCCGAATCCTGCTCGTCACAGCCCTGGTGCTGGCGGCTCTGTTATTGGTCGGGCCGCGGCTCACCGACGCGTACACCAACTGGCTGTGGTTCGGCGAGGTGGGTTTCCGCAACGTCTTCACCACGGTGCTGGTGACCCGGATCGTCTTGTTCCTGGTGGTCACCCTGGTGGTGGCGGCCATCATCTGGCTGGCGCTGTTCCTGGCCTATCGTTCGCGCCCGGTGTTCGTGCCGTCGGCCGGTCCGGGTGATCCGATCGCCCGCTACCGCACCACGGTCATGAGCCGGCTGCGGCTGTTCGGCCTCGGCATTCCGCTGATCATCGGTCTGCTGTCCGGCCTTGTCGCGCAGTCGAGTTGGGTGACGGTGCAGCTGTTCCTGCACGGCGGCGACTTCGGCGTGAAGGACCCGCAGTTCAATCTGGACGTCGGTTTCTACGCCTTCGATCTGCCGTTCTACCGGATGCTGGTGAACTGGCTGTTCGTCGCGGTGGTGATCGCCTTCTTCGCGAACCTGGTGACGCACTACGTGTTCGGCGGCCTGCGGCTGTCCGGCCGCGAGGGCACGCTGAGCACGGCGGCCCGCGTGCAGCTGGCCATCCTGGCCGGAATCTTCGTGCTGCTCAAGGCCGTCGCCTACTGGTTCGACCGGTACGCACTGCTGTTCAGTCAGCGCAAGGACACCTTCACCGGTGGTTCCTACACCGATATCAACGCGGTGCTGCCAGCCAAGCTGATCCTGCTGTCCATCGCGGTCATCTGCGCCCTGGCGTTCTTCGCCGGAGTCGTCCTGCGCGACTTGCGGATTCCGGCCATGGCGGCGGCGCTGCTGGTGCTGTCCTCGATCCTGGTGGGCGCGGTGTGGCCGCTGCTCGTCGAGCAGTTCTCGGTGCGACCGAACGCGGCCACCAAGGAGAGCGCCTACATCGAGCGCAATATCGCGGCGACGCGGCAGGCGTACGGCATCACTGAGGACACGGTGGAGTACAAGGACTACCCGCCCGCGGGTGCTCCGGCCGCGGCGACGCCCGAGTCCCAGAAGGCCGATCGCGAGACCATCAAGAACATCCGCCTGCTGGATCCGAACCTGCTGACGCCGACCTTCACTCAGCTGAAGCAGCGGCAGAACTTCTTCGGGTTCGCCGATCCGCTGGATATCGACCGGTACACCATCGGCAATCAGAAGCAGGACTACATTGTCGGCGCCCGAGAACTGGTGCCGCAGAACCTGTCCGACAATCAGAAGGACTGGATCAACCGCCACACCGTGTACACGCACGGCAATGGTTTCGTCGCGGCCCCGGCCAACAAGGTGAACGAGGCTCCGCCGCAGGAGGCGCAGGCCGCCTCGGGCGCGAGCGGTGGTTTCGGTTATCCGGTGTTCGATGTCGACGGCAAGACCTTGGTCATCGATTCGACCACCCCGGCGGAGAATCAGGCCATCAAGGTCGAGCAGCCGCGCATCTACTTCGGTGAGCTGATCTCCAAGACCGATGCCGACTACGCGATCGTGGGCGCCAACGGCCAGCCCGCCCGCGAGTACGACATGGACAATGCCCGGTTCTCCTACACCGGTTCGGGCGGCGTGCCGATCGGCAACTGGTTCAACCGGCTCGCCTTCGCGGCGAAGTACGCCGAGCGGAACATCCTGTTCTCCAGCTCGATCGGCGAGGATTCGAAGATCATCTTCAATCGCAATCCGCGCGACCGGGTGCAGGAGGTCGCGCCGTGGCTGACCCCGGACGGTGACGTCTACCCGGCCGTGGTCGGCGGCAAGATCCTCTGGATCGTGGACGCTTACACCACGCTCGACAACTACCCGTACGCCGAGCGCACCTCGCTCGACGGCGTGGTCGAGGACAGCATCGACCAGACCACCGGTCGTCTGCTGCCGCGCAAAGAGGTGAGCTACATCCGCAATTCGGTGAAGGCCACCGTGGACGCCTACGACGGCACCGTCACCCTCTACGAGTCGGATCCCACCGATCCGGTGCTGAAGGCGTGGCGCGGGGTCTTCCCGGGTTCGGTGAAGCCGGCCAGCGAGATCAGCGATGAGCTGCGCCAGCACTTCCGCTACCCGGAGGATCTGTTCAAGGTGCAGCGCGAGATGCTGTCGCGCTACCACGTGAGCGATCCGCGCGAGTTCTTCAATGCCAACTCGTTCTGGTCGGTGCCCAGTGATCCGACGGTGGAGGGTGCGGGCAATGCCCATCAGCCGCCGTACTACGTGCTCATGGGTGATCAGTCGACCGGCGATCCGACCTTCCAATTGACCAGTGCCATGGTCGGTTTCCGGCGGCAGTTCCTGTCGGCGTACATCTCGGTCCAGTCGGATCCGAAGAACTACGGCAAGATCACCATCCTGAAATTGCCGGGCGATTCACAGACCGACGGTCCACAGCAGACGCAGACGCGAATGACCAACGACCCCAGCGTCTCCAGTGAGCGAACGGTGCTGACCGGTGGCAATACCGCGAAGGTCAGGTACGGCAACCTGCTGACCCTGCCGATCGGCAGCGGCCAGTTCCTCTACGCCGAACCGTGGTATCTCGAACGGGCAAGCGGCTCAGCCAATTCCGCGTCCTTCCCGCAGCTGGTGCGCGTGCTCACCACCTACGACGGCAAGCTCGGCTACGCCCCGACCTCCGCCGAGGCCCTGCGCGAGGTGGGCCTGGACGCCGGCAGCGCCACGGTGGTGCCGCCCAGCCAGGGCAGCGCGAATCCGCCGAATCAGGGTGGGACACCGCCCAATCAGGGCACGGTGACCCCACCGGCCACCACCGGCAAGGACGAGGCGGTCAAACAGATCGACGCCGCCCTCAAGGCCGTCACGGACGCCCAGAAGTCGGGTGACCTGGCCGCCCTGGGCAAGGCGTTCGAGCAGCTGCAAACCGCCATCAACGCCTACAACAAGGCCGGCGGGTAAATTACCCAGGGCGACAACTGATTTCGTGCGGTCCGGGTAACTCACCGGGTACGCCCGAAATCGGTTCGGCTCTCGACCGCCGGCACGCGTGCGAGACAGTGAGCGGCTCTCAGCCGGGCGCTGAAGGCGCGGAGAGGCGGAACAGAAAGGCGCTGCCGTCACCATTGACGGCAGCGCCTCTCCTTTTCTCCGGTATGGGAGAGAAAAGCTGGTGGGTCAGCGACCCCAGGACTCGATGAGGGCGGCATTCTGCTCGAGCACCTGGTTGAACTGGGGCTCGACGCCGAACTGCTGGGCCAGGCCGCCGGCGACCTCCTTGGCCTGATCGATCAGGACCTGACGATCGGTGGGGGCGACGGGCGCGGGGGCGGGGGCGGGGGCGACGGGCTCGGGCTCCGGCTCGGAGACGCCCGCGCGCAGGTACTGGCCGCAGACCGGCCAGGCGCCGACGCCCTGGCTGACGAGGACGTTCTCGGCC contains:
- a CDS encoding PPA1309 family protein, with product MNPEQWAASALYRCIREVAEYVDGEGWDRPPQMFALVPTADLVAAEPGLIDQLDDAAALTPIAQEPFPDDITGNSMALDEFLATTSWPDAVEGCVLVQQIVVLPPAAEKTLDDAIEPLLADPDAADHAARRAAVTHPGRRDARLFAGVLRDGTSLSLLQVRPSEDEEDPFADLDLRTTPNLAPNLVQALRHTFENEPDDFD
- a CDS encoding zinc-dependent metalloprotease — its product is MSDFPFGFSNRDDDPERKPGDQSSGSGANNPFGFPLGGSGGAGFDPSQLGQMLQQLGAMFTSMSTPGGAESGPVNYDIAKRLARQQLGASVTPVSAGSQRAVTDAAHLAELWLDQATTFPAGATKTVAWTANDWIEETLPTWKRLCDPVAQQVSGMWTATLPEEAKQIAGPMMGMLGQMGGLAFGSQLGQALGQLAKEVLTSTDIGLPLGPAGTAALMPAAIAEFSEGLEQPESEILVYLAAREAAHQRLFAHVPWLRQQVLGAVEDYARGIKMDFSAIEQAAQSIDPMTIASDPSKLEELLAQGTFEPQTTPEQKAALERLETLLALIEGWVEVVVTDAVGDRLPGAGALAETLRRRRATGGPAEQTFATLVGLELRPRKVREAAALWRRLTTDTGVEKRDGVWAHPDLLPDSSDLDSPAGFIDSVIGGGTTAFDDPLAQLAETLEKERLEQEKKAEEPEDKGNSGDSPA
- a CDS encoding TOMM precursor leader peptide-binding protein — translated: MTTATSTRGPMLHPKLAVLIRRDGRVQLGWHSERAVIVRLPGPPDAVPKLLRLFDGTTELSQILCSASTLGFDAATTRALLEELAAAELLLPERPRGRLRTVRIHGRGPLSDVLLEGVRRIGLRAARTGEAEPARSARPDTARAARPDPARPDLVVLADALVPDPACAADLMRRRIPHLQVRIRDGHGVIGPLVLPGETSCLRCADLHRCDREPEWPRLAAQLLGRTGYASPAGVAAAAALALNELETVAHGNPSHPPATLNATLELNLDSHRLDRRRWIAHPQCDCGVMSGRVAL
- a CDS encoding WhiB family transcriptional regulator; protein product: MTCRNTVAPTTRRRVVALTLPCRVGNPDLWFAESPAQLEEAKALCAACPIRQGCLSAAIDRAEPWGVWGGEIFDQGVVIARKRPRGRPRKVAVA
- a CDS encoding PDZ domain-containing protein yields the protein MNRRIFTLLAALIPILVLGIVGSVVTVPFVALGPGPTFNTLGDVEGKQVVEVRDVPVDPTTGNLNMTTVSVRDRLNIFEAFGLWLDGQHGLVPRAEVYPPGVSREEIDKSNQQEFKNSEDDAELAALNYLKMPTAVELVNVTEDGPAKDAVRKGDLLVSVDGKPIVTAKDVVAAVSSTKPGTVIPVVFKRDGVEQRAEVTVGARPDDAEKGYLGITPVEKSTGPIQVDFNLAEIGGPSAGLMFTLALIDKLTPGELSGGKFVAGTGTIDPDGKVGPIGGIQYKMMAAREAGAETFLVPAANCNEALQRTPDGLRLVKVENLGSAVDSLEAIKAGKDTPSCG
- a CDS encoding ABC1 kinase family protein; the encoded protein is MSEIVSKRSSRNAKLAKIPLGIAGRAAVGFGRKLAGGDKTEINAELNQKAAEQLFAVLGELKGGAMKFGQALSVMEAAVPEEFGEHYREALTKLQAAAPPMPAAAVHKQLDQQLGTGWRQRFKHFDDTPTASASIGQVHKAEWSDGRTVAVKVQYPGADEALRSDLKTLNRMASMIGALIPGADVKPILAEISERTEEELDYRIEGGHQRQFAKAFAEHPRFLVPKVVASAPKVIVTEWLDNATPVSKIIERGAADPAGTVELRNRTAALMGEFHFSSPAIAGLLHADPHPGNFMVLEDGRLAVIDYGACAPLPNGFPPILGQLVALEVEDRYDELVELLHANGWVIPGKTVSRQEIQDYLRPFTDPIKTETFHFTRKWMQRVAGKATDISNTDMMKTARSLQLPAEHIMIFRVLGGSVGICAQLDAEIPFMKLMHDWVPGYAEYRTAS
- a CDS encoding UPF0182 family protein yields the protein MGMRPPSGLPTLSRRSRILLVTALVLAALLLVGPRLTDAYTNWLWFGEVGFRNVFTTVLVTRIVLFLVVTLVVAAIIWLALFLAYRSRPVFVPSAGPGDPIARYRTTVMSRLRLFGLGIPLIIGLLSGLVAQSSWVTVQLFLHGGDFGVKDPQFNLDVGFYAFDLPFYRMLVNWLFVAVVIAFFANLVTHYVFGGLRLSGREGTLSTAARVQLAILAGIFVLLKAVAYWFDRYALLFSQRKDTFTGGSYTDINAVLPAKLILLSIAVICALAFFAGVVLRDLRIPAMAAALLVLSSILVGAVWPLLVEQFSVRPNAATKESAYIERNIAATRQAYGITEDTVEYKDYPPAGAPAAATPESQKADRETIKNIRLLDPNLLTPTFTQLKQRQNFFGFADPLDIDRYTIGNQKQDYIVGARELVPQNLSDNQKDWINRHTVYTHGNGFVAAPANKVNEAPPQEAQAASGASGGFGYPVFDVDGKTLVIDSTTPAENQAIKVEQPRIYFGELISKTDADYAIVGANGQPAREYDMDNARFSYTGSGGVPIGNWFNRLAFAAKYAERNILFSSSIGEDSKIIFNRNPRDRVQEVAPWLTPDGDVYPAVVGGKILWIVDAYTTLDNYPYAERTSLDGVVEDSIDQTTGRLLPRKEVSYIRNSVKATVDAYDGTVTLYESDPTDPVLKAWRGVFPGSVKPASEISDELRQHFRYPEDLFKVQREMLSRYHVSDPREFFNANSFWSVPSDPTVEGAGNAHQPPYYVLMGDQSTGDPTFQLTSAMVGFRRQFLSAYISVQSDPKNYGKITILKLPGDSQTDGPQQTQTRMTNDPSVSSERTVLTGGNTAKVRYGNLLTLPIGSGQFLYAEPWYLERASGSANSASFPQLVRVLTTYDGKLGYAPTSAEALREVGLDAGSATVVPPSQGSANPPNQGGTPPNQGTVTPPATTGKDEAVKQIDAALKAVTDAQKSGDLAALGKAFEQLQTAINAYNKAGG